A portion of the Sciurus carolinensis chromosome Y unlocalized genomic scaffold, mSciCar1.2 scaffold_425_arrow_ctg1, whole genome shotgun sequence genome contains these proteins:
- the Shroom2 gene encoding protein Shroom2 isoform X3, producing MKTVCLAISFLIAITSILTPEALSVDIKRKRQADAQCPAVSSGAPQDPSNQNPQTPSTLSESSHTSEAPELPLEGRGRAGTLPRDYRYSEENTQADSGPQTQGAPSPPHAQGQHLWPVSTTALPKKPAPQRPPPPKREPRKYSAPADTQLAAPGRPFPTPSPVSLEACVTHEPLSHSPSVFSSTQPQDTPKATTHECDSQHVNEDTSCPRPEALPTSKFQHLQASAMETSRSPSPQFAPQKLTDKPPLLIQDENPTRIERVMDNNTTVKMVPIKIVHSESQPEKESRQSLARPAELPVLPSGLERDQIKTLSTSEQCYSRFCVYTRHGAETEAPHKTHSLEPQTPSTPAPPAKDGCASPPVLSYMKTKEKTVEDLKSEELAREIVGKDKSLADILDPSVKIKTTMDLMEGIFPKDEHLLEEAQQRRKLLPKIPSPRTTEEKKEEPSVPAAVSLATNSTYYSTSAPKAELLIKMKDLQEQQEPEEYSGSDLDHDLSVKKQELIDSISRKLQVLREARESLLEDIQANNALGDEVEAIAKDVCKPNEFDKFRMFIGDLDKVVNLLLSLSGRLARVENALNNLDDSPSPGDRQSLLEKQRVLIQQHEDAKELKENLDRRERIVFDILAAYLSEDSLADYAHFVKMKSALIIEQRELEDKIHLGEEQLKCLFDSLQPERGK from the exons ATGAAGACCGTCTGCcttgccatttcttttttaatagcaaTAACAAGCATTCTCACTCCTGAGGCATTGAGTGTGGACATTAAAAGAAAACG GCAAGCAGATGCCCAGTGTCCGGCAGTCAGCTCAGGAGCACCACAGGATCCATCAAATCAGAACCCACAGACCCCATCCACATTGTCTGAATCATCCCACACTTCGGAAGCCCCAGAGCTGCCCCTGGAGGGCAGGGGCCGAGCGGGGACTCTACCTCGTGATTATCGGTACTCAGAGGAGAACACACAGGCAGACTCAGGACCTCAAACCCAAGGTGCCCCTTCACCCCCACATGCTCAGGGACAGCATTTGTGGCCAGTGAGCACAACAGCGCTCCCCAAGAAGCCAGCCCCACAGAGGCCTCCACCGCCCAAGCGAGAGCCCAGGAAGTACAGTGCACCTGCAGACACTCAGCTGGCTGCTCCTGGCAGGCCCTTCCCAACACCGTCTCCTGTGTCCCTAGAGGCGTGTGTGACCCACGAGCCCCTCTCCCACAGCCCCTCTGTGTTCAGCAGTACCCAGCCCCAAGATACCCCAAAGGCCACCACCCATGAGTGTGACAGCCAGCATGTGAATGAGGACACATCCTGTCCTAGACCGGAAGCACTGCCAACTTCCAAGTTCCAGCACCTGCAGGCATCTGCCATGGAGACCTCTCGCTCCCCCTCACCTCAGTTCGCCCCCCAGAAGCTGACAGACAAACCTCCCCTGCTTATCCAGGATGAGAATCCAACAAG AATTGAGCGGGTGATGGACAACAACACCACTGTGAAGATGGTGCCCATCAAGATAGTGCACTCAGAGAGCCAGCCCGAGAAGGAGAGCCGCCAGAGTCTGGCGCGCCCGGCCGAGCTGCCTGTGCTGCCCAGCGGGCTGGAGAGAGATCAGATCAAGACCCTGAGCACATCCGAGCAGTGCTATTCCCGCTTCTGCGTGTATACGCGCCATGGCGCCGAGACCGAGGCCCCTCACAAAACCCATTCGCTGGAGCCCCAGACCCCCAGCACCCCTGCACCACCTGCAAAAGATGGCTGTGCCTCCCCTCCTGTGCTCAGCTACATGAAGACCAAAGAGAAGACTGTTGAAGACCTGAAGTCGGAGGAGCTGGCCAGGGAGATCGTGGGAAAGGATAAGTCCCTGGCTGACATCCTGGATCCCAGtgtaaaaatcaaaaccaccatggACCTAATGGAGGGAATCTTCCCCAAAGATGAACATCTCCTGGAAGAAGCGCAGCAGCGGAGGAAGCTGCTCCCCAAGATCCCTTCTCCTAGAACCACAGAGGAAAA GAAAGAGGAGCCAAGTGTGCCTGCAGCCGTGTCTCTGGCCACCAATTCCACCTACTACAGCACATCAGCCCCCAAGGCGGAGCTACTGATCAAGATGAAGGACCTGCAGGAACAGCAGGAGCCTGAAGAGTACTCTGGGAGTGACTTAGACCACGACCTGTCAGTGAAGAAG CAGGAACTCATCGACAGCATCAGTCGCAAACTGCAAGTGCTCCGGGAAGCCCGGGAGAGCCTGCTGGAGGATATCCAGGCCAACAACGCACTTGGGGACGAGGTGGAGGCCATCGCAAAAGATGTGTGCAAGCCCAATGAATTTGACAAGTTCCGGATGTTCATTGGGGACCTGGACAAAGTGGTGAACCTTCTGCTCTCGCTGTCAGGCCGTCTGGCCCGGGTGGAAAATGCCCTCAATAATTTAGACGACAGTCCATCTCCTGGTGACCGG CAGTCCCTGCTCGAGAAGCAGAGAGTCCTCATCCAGCAGCATGAGGATGCCAAGGAACTCAAAGAGAACCTAGACCGCCGCGAGCGCATCGTGTTTGACATCCTGGCTGCCTATCTCAGTGAGGACAGCCTGGCGGACTATGCGCACTTCGTCAAGATGAAGTCGGCCCTCATCATCGAGCAGCGGGAACTGGAAGACAAAATACACCTCGGCGAAGAGCAGCTGAAGTGCCTGTTTGACAGTCTGCAGCCCGAAAGAGGCAAATAA
- the Shroom2 gene encoding protein Shroom2 isoform X4, translated as METSRSPSPQFAPQKLTDKPPLLIQDENPTRIERVMDNNTTVKMVPIKIVHSESQPEKESRQSLARPAELPVLPSGLERDQIKTLSTSEQCYSRFCVYTRHGAETEAPHKTHSLEPQTPSTPAPPAKDGCASPPVLSYMKTKEKTVEDLKSEELAREIVGKDKSLADILDPSVKIKTTMDLMEGIFPKDEHLLEEAQQRRKLLPKIPSPRTTEEKKEEPSVPAAVSLATNSTYYSTSAPKAELLIKMKDLQEQQEPEEYSGSDLDHDLSVKKQELIDSISRKLQVLREARESLLEDIQANNALGDEVEAIAKDVCKPNEFDKFRMFIGDLDKVVNLLLSLSGRLARVENALNNLDDSPSPGDRQSLLEKQRVLIQQHEDAKELKENLDRRERIVFDILAAYLSEDSLADYAHFVKMKSALIIEQRELEDKIHLGEEQLKCLFDSLQPERGK; from the exons ATGGAGACCTCTCGCTCCCCCTCACCTCAGTTCGCCCCCCAGAAGCTGACAGACAAACCTCCCCTGCTTATCCAGGATGAGAATCCAACAAG AATTGAGCGGGTGATGGACAACAACACCACTGTGAAGATGGTGCCCATCAAGATAGTGCACTCAGAGAGCCAGCCCGAGAAGGAGAGCCGCCAGAGTCTGGCGCGCCCGGCCGAGCTGCCTGTGCTGCCCAGCGGGCTGGAGAGAGATCAGATCAAGACCCTGAGCACATCCGAGCAGTGCTATTCCCGCTTCTGCGTGTATACGCGCCATGGCGCCGAGACCGAGGCCCCTCACAAAACCCATTCGCTGGAGCCCCAGACCCCCAGCACCCCTGCACCACCTGCAAAAGATGGCTGTGCCTCCCCTCCTGTGCTCAGCTACATGAAGACCAAAGAGAAGACTGTTGAAGACCTGAAGTCGGAGGAGCTGGCCAGGGAGATCGTGGGAAAGGATAAGTCCCTGGCTGACATCCTGGATCCCAGtgtaaaaatcaaaaccaccatggACCTAATGGAGGGAATCTTCCCCAAAGATGAACATCTCCTGGAAGAAGCGCAGCAGCGGAGGAAGCTGCTCCCCAAGATCCCTTCTCCTAGAACCACAGAGGAAAA GAAAGAGGAGCCAAGTGTGCCTGCAGCCGTGTCTCTGGCCACCAATTCCACCTACTACAGCACATCAGCCCCCAAGGCGGAGCTACTGATCAAGATGAAGGACCTGCAGGAACAGCAGGAGCCTGAAGAGTACTCTGGGAGTGACTTAGACCACGACCTGTCAGTGAAGAAG CAGGAACTCATCGACAGCATCAGTCGCAAACTGCAAGTGCTCCGGGAAGCCCGGGAGAGCCTGCTGGAGGATATCCAGGCCAACAACGCACTTGGGGACGAGGTGGAGGCCATCGCAAAAGATGTGTGCAAGCCCAATGAATTTGACAAGTTCCGGATGTTCATTGGGGACCTGGACAAAGTGGTGAACCTTCTGCTCTCGCTGTCAGGCCGTCTGGCCCGGGTGGAAAATGCCCTCAATAATTTAGACGACAGTCCATCTCCTGGTGACCGG CAGTCCCTGCTCGAGAAGCAGAGAGTCCTCATCCAGCAGCATGAGGATGCCAAGGAACTCAAAGAGAACCTAGACCGCCGCGAGCGCATCGTGTTTGACATCCTGGCTGCCTATCTCAGTGAGGACAGCCTGGCGGACTATGCGCACTTCGTCAAGATGAAGTCGGCCCTCATCATCGAGCAGCGGGAACTGGAAGACAAAATACACCTCGGCGAAGAGCAGCTGAAGTGCCTGTTTGACAGTCTGCAGCCCGAAAGAGGCAAATAA